In one Winogradskyella sp. MH6 genomic region, the following are encoded:
- a CDS encoding bifunctional 4-hydroxy-2-oxoglutarate aldolase/2-dehydro-3-deoxy-phosphogluconate aldolase, with protein MANYSRIEVVNVMKQTGLVPLFYNSDIEVSKKVIKAVYDGGARLLEFTARGDFAHEVFGELNKYVLKELPGMIMGVGSVTDAASASRFMALGANFIVTPVLREDIAIVCNRRKVMWSPGCGSLTEICRAEELGCEVVKLFPGGIYGPDFVKAIKGPQPWTSIMPTGGVSPTKENLEGWFKAGVTCVGMGSKLIAKNADGNYDLAKIESDTKNAITIIKELQ; from the coding sequence ATGGCAAATTATTCAAGAATAGAAGTTGTAAATGTTATGAAACAAACCGGTTTAGTTCCGTTGTTTTATAACTCAGATATTGAAGTAAGTAAAAAAGTAATTAAGGCTGTTTATGATGGTGGCGCAAGATTACTAGAGTTTACTGCAAGAGGAGATTTTGCTCACGAAGTTTTTGGTGAGTTAAATAAATATGTTCTTAAAGAACTTCCAGGAATGATCATGGGTGTTGGTTCTGTAACCGATGCTGCATCTGCGTCTCGTTTTATGGCGCTTGGTGCTAACTTTATCGTTACACCTGTATTAAGAGAAGATATTGCTATTGTTTGTAATAGAAGAAAAGTAATGTGGTCTCCAGGATGTGGTTCTTTAACTGAAATCTGTAGAGCAGAAGAATTAGGTTGTGAGGTTGTAAAGTTATTTCCAGGTGGTATTTACGGACCAGATTTTGTTAAGGCAATAAAAGGGCCTCAACCTTGGACAAGCATTATGCCTACAGGTGGTGTATCTCCAACTAAAGAAAACCTAGAAGGTTGGTTTAAAGCAGGAGTAACTTGTGTTGGGATGGGCTCAAAATTAATTGCTAAAAATGCCGATGGTAATTACGATTTAGCAAAAATTGAGTCGGATACTAAAAATGCAATTACAATAATTAAAGAATTACAATAA
- a CDS encoding sugar kinase produces MKKVVTFGEIMLRLAPQGFLRFSQASSFDVVYGGGESNVAVSLANYGVPVDFVTRLPKNDIGECAMMEMRKRGVGVDKIIYGGDRLGIYFLETGAVSRGSKVVYDRAHSAISEIEPGMVDWKSVFKDVAWFHWTGITPAISQGAADACLEAVKVASEMGVTISTDLNYRAKLWTYCDDAHREKIMTELTSYCDIVLGNEEDAEKHFGIHPEGLDVHKHGHDVKAEAFLSVCKQMMAKFPKAKKVITTLRGSISASHNTWAGVLYDGEKMYETRQYQITDIVDRVGGGDSFMGGLIYGLLKYPEDDQNALDFAVAASCLKHTIKGDANLVTVSEVEKLMGGDASGRVAR; encoded by the coding sequence ATGAAAAAAGTAGTCACTTTTGGGGAAATAATGCTAAGATTAGCACCTCAAGGATTTTTAAGATTTTCTCAAGCATCTAGTTTTGATGTTGTATATGGAGGTGGAGAGTCTAACGTAGCGGTTTCGTTAGCTAATTATGGTGTGCCAGTAGATTTTGTAACACGTTTACCAAAAAATGATATTGGTGAGTGTGCTATGATGGAAATGCGTAAAAGAGGTGTAGGTGTTGATAAGATTATTTATGGTGGAGACCGTTTAGGAATTTATTTCTTAGAAACAGGTGCTGTAAGCAGGGGAAGTAAAGTAGTATATGATAGAGCACATTCTGCAATTTCTGAGATTGAGCCAGGCATGGTAGACTGGAAATCAGTTTTTAAAGATGTCGCTTGGTTCCACTGGACAGGTATTACACCTGCTATTTCTCAAGGTGCTGCAGACGCTTGTTTAGAAGCTGTAAAAGTGGCAAGTGAAATGGGTGTTACTATTTCAACAGACTTAAACTATAGAGCAAAACTTTGGACGTATTGTGATGATGCTCATAGAGAAAAAATAATGACAGAATTAACATCGTACTGTGATATCGTTTTAGGTAATGAAGAAGATGCAGAAAAGCATTTTGGTATTCATCCAGAAGGCTTAGACGTACACAAGCATGGACATGATGTTAAGGCTGAAGCATTCTTATCGGTTTGTAAGCAAATGATGGCCAAGTTCCCTAAAGCTAAAAAAGTAATTACAACTTTAAGAGGTTCTATCTCTGCATCTCATAATACTTGGGCTGGAGTATTATACGATGGAGAAAAAATGTACGAAACACGTCAGTATCAAATCACTGATATTGTAGATAGAGTTGGTGGTGGAGATTCATTTATGGGTGGATTAATCTACGGATTATTAAAATACCCTGAAGATGATCAAAATGCATTAGACTTTGCTGTGGCGGCTTCATGTTTAAAGCACACTATTAAAGGTGATGCTAACTTAGTAACAGTTTCTGAAGTAGAAAAATTAATGGGAGGTGATGCTTCTGGACGTGTAGCAAGATAA
- the pelA gene encoding pectate lyase, with product MKFPPNYKFIFFLIGLCFFTGISAQVHDKSWRNIIHTKDDVWYQSDEAKQIAENVLLYQRNIGGWPKNVQMHLPLSQDEKEELLKQKQTNEETTTDNGATIQEMLFLSKIYAQTKDERYRNAFLKGLDYILDAQYDNGGWPQFYPLKKGYYSHITYNDNSMVNIMNMLHQFKKNTDYYSIKLPKEQLERVNDAFRIGVDCILKTQYKQNGVLTAWCAQHDAKTLEPAKARAYELPSLSGAESAHIVMLLMSIENPSKEIINAVNSAVAWFEKTKITNLKKELIYDKDGNRTDLKMIPAENEPAIWARFMELEDNIPFFCDRDGVKKATLAEIGDERRNGYAWYSNHPQMVLDAYPEWKKKYDLSQKNSPSNPFKIVVAQDGSGDYISIVEAIKNTKAFPYDRITIFIKNGIYKEKVKIHEWNQNLSLVGESKENTIITYDDYFNKLGLGRNSTFYTYTLLVEANNVVLKNLTIENSSGEVGQAVALSVFSDEVAVVNCNLLGNQDTLYASGKGKQYYKDCYIEGTTDFIFGSATAFFENCQIHSKKNSYITAASTPKDSLFGYVFKDCKITADDDVDEVYLGRPWRVYAQTVFINCDLGNHILPIGWHNWSKPEAEKTAFYAEYKNYGEGYKPSERVGWSHQLKKRQAKKYTLKNVLGEHKKKSKKEWYEAL from the coding sequence ATGAAATTTCCCCCTAATTATAAATTCATATTTTTTTTAATCGGGCTTTGTTTTTTTACAGGAATATCAGCTCAGGTTCACGATAAATCTTGGCGAAATATTATACATACAAAAGATGATGTTTGGTATCAATCTGATGAAGCTAAGCAAATTGCAGAAAACGTATTGTTGTACCAACGCAATATTGGTGGATGGCCAAAAAATGTACAAATGCACTTGCCATTGTCTCAAGATGAAAAAGAAGAATTGTTGAAGCAAAAACAAACCAATGAAGAGACAACGACAGATAATGGAGCTACGATTCAAGAAATGCTATTTCTTTCAAAAATATATGCTCAAACAAAAGATGAAAGGTATAGAAACGCCTTTTTAAAAGGTTTGGATTATATATTGGACGCGCAATACGATAATGGAGGCTGGCCACAATTTTACCCATTAAAAAAAGGCTATTACTCGCATATTACCTATAATGACAATTCGATGGTGAACATTATGAACATGCTTCATCAATTCAAAAAGAATACCGATTATTATTCTATAAAGCTTCCAAAAGAACAGTTAGAACGTGTAAATGACGCTTTTAGAATAGGAGTAGACTGTATCTTAAAAACTCAATACAAACAAAACGGTGTTTTAACAGCCTGGTGTGCGCAACACGATGCGAAGACATTAGAGCCAGCAAAGGCAAGAGCCTATGAGTTACCATCCTTGAGTGGTGCAGAATCGGCTCATATTGTAATGTTGTTGATGTCTATAGAAAACCCTTCGAAAGAAATCATCAATGCCGTAAATAGTGCTGTGGCTTGGTTTGAAAAAACAAAAATTACCAATCTTAAAAAGGAATTGATTTACGATAAAGACGGAAATCGAACGGACTTGAAAATGATTCCTGCTGAAAATGAACCTGCTATTTGGGCGCGTTTTATGGAACTTGAAGATAATATACCTTTCTTTTGCGATAGAGATGGTGTTAAAAAAGCCACTTTAGCAGAAATTGGAGACGAACGAAGAAATGGCTACGCTTGGTACAGCAACCATCCTCAAATGGTGTTGGATGCCTATCCAGAATGGAAAAAGAAATACGATTTGTCCCAAAAGAATTCGCCATCAAATCCGTTCAAAATTGTTGTGGCACAAGATGGTAGTGGCGATTATATCTCTATTGTTGAAGCGATAAAAAACACCAAGGCTTTTCCATATGATAGAATCACCATTTTTATAAAAAATGGAATCTACAAAGAGAAAGTGAAAATCCACGAGTGGAACCAAAATTTATCTTTGGTTGGCGAGAGCAAAGAGAATACTATTATAACCTACGATGACTATTTTAACAAACTAGGATTGGGTAGAAATAGTACATTTTACACCTACACATTATTGGTTGAAGCTAATAATGTGGTGCTAAAAAATCTCACTATTGAGAATTCTTCAGGTGAAGTTGGACAAGCCGTTGCTCTGTCTGTGTTTTCAGATGAAGTCGCTGTGGTTAATTGTAATTTATTAGGCAATCAAGATACTTTGTATGCTTCAGGAAAAGGGAAGCAATATTACAAAGATTGTTATATTGAAGGTACAACCGATTTTATTTTCGGAAGCGCCACAGCCTTTTTTGAAAATTGTCAAATCCATAGTAAAAAGAACTCTTACATCACAGCAGCATCAACACCAAAAGATTCGTTATTTGGTTATGTTTTTAAAGACTGTAAAATTACCGCAGATGATGATGTAGATGAAGTCTATTTAGGAAGGCCTTGGCGCGTGTATGCGCAAACTGTTTTTATAAATTGTGATTTAGGAAATCATATCTTGCCAATAGGATGGCATAATTGGTCTAAGCCAGAAGCTGAAAAAACTGCGTTTTATGCTGAATATAAAAATTATGGAGAAGGCTATAAACCATCAGAACGTGTAGGATGGTCGCATCAATTAAAAAAACGACAAGCAAAAAAATATACATTGAAAAATGTATTAGGTGAACACAAAAAGAAATCAAAAAAAGAATGGTATGAAGCATTATAA
- a CDS encoding SDR family oxidoreductase, with amino-acid sequence MNILDIKDKVIIITGGYGVLGSSMAKHLVESGAKVAILGRNEAKAKDFAAQLSATNAMGIKADVLDKENLENVKTQLLEKWQKFDVLINAAGGNMPGATLSPSESLFDISIDDFQKVTDLNLMGTVIPSLVFGKQMTEQNGGSIINVSSVAVAQALTRVVGYSASKAAMENFTRWMAVDMAHKFGDKIRVNAIAPGFFLADQNRKLLTNEDGSLTDRGETIIKSTPMKRFGNSEELNGAVQLLASNASKFMTGTVIHVDGGFGAFSGV; translated from the coding sequence ATGAACATCCTCGATATAAAAGATAAAGTCATCATCATCACAGGTGGTTATGGCGTATTAGGTTCTAGTATGGCTAAGCATTTGGTTGAGTCTGGTGCTAAAGTGGCTATACTTGGTAGAAATGAAGCCAAAGCTAAAGATTTTGCAGCTCAACTTTCAGCAACCAATGCCATGGGTATTAAAGCTGATGTATTAGATAAAGAAAACCTAGAAAATGTTAAAACTCAACTTCTAGAAAAGTGGCAAAAATTTGATGTGCTCATTAATGCAGCAGGTGGAAATATGCCTGGCGCGACTTTATCTCCTTCTGAATCGTTATTTGATATTTCAATAGATGACTTTCAAAAAGTAACAGACTTAAATTTAATGGGAACCGTGATTCCGTCCTTAGTCTTTGGAAAACAAATGACCGAACAAAATGGTGGTTCTATAATTAATGTCTCTTCAGTAGCTGTGGCACAAGCATTAACACGTGTTGTTGGCTACTCGGCTTCAAAGGCTGCTATGGAAAACTTTACACGTTGGATGGCTGTAGATATGGCTCATAAGTTTGGCGATAAGATTAGAGTCAATGCTATTGCTCCTGGGTTTTTCCTTGCGGACCAAAACCGTAAATTATTGACCAATGAAGATGGTTCTTTAACAGATCGTGGCGAAACCATTATAAAAAGCACACCAATGAAACGTTTTGGAAATTCCGAAGAACTTAATGGTGCCGTACAGCTTTTAGCTAGTAATGCTTCAAAATTTATGACAGGAACCGTCATCCACGTTGATGGTGGTTTTGGCGCTTTTAGTGGTGTTTAA
- the uxuA gene encoding mannonate dehydratase — MTENFRWFGKSDAVTLSDIRQSGATGVVTALHHIPNGEIWPIEDIQATKNEILNAKLEWSFIESIPIHENIKLRQGDYAKRIENYKQSLFNVAKCGVKNVCYNFMPVLDWTRTHLFWELEDGSTALRFDKVEMAVFEAFIMKRNDVEKDYDEAILAKAKQRYEAMSKTEIQRLKDGILKGLPGTVDDLDIPTFKKMIAQYKDLSHSDLKSNLSYFLNEIIPLAEELGVKMAIHPDDPPFDIMGLPRIITSERDLDDLVGFIDSPSNGITFCTGSLGANDNNDLPKMIEKFKNRIHFLHLRNVKREDDGSFYEDHHLEGSSDMFEIVKAVLKIEKERNISLPMRPDHGHQMLDDLKHNNSYAGYTAIGRLKGLAELRGLSLGISKSGII, encoded by the coding sequence ATGACAGAAAATTTTAGATGGTTTGGCAAATCTGATGCTGTAACCCTTTCGGATATTAGACAATCTGGTGCAACTGGTGTAGTTACTGCACTGCATCATATTCCAAATGGCGAAATTTGGCCTATCGAAGACATTCAAGCTACAAAAAATGAAATTCTAAATGCAAAATTAGAATGGTCTTTTATTGAAAGTATTCCTATTCACGAAAACATAAAACTGCGTCAAGGCGACTATGCAAAACGTATAGAAAACTACAAACAAAGCCTCTTTAATGTCGCTAAATGTGGTGTAAAAAATGTGTGCTACAACTTTATGCCTGTTTTAGATTGGACGCGCACACATCTTTTTTGGGAACTCGAAGATGGTAGCACAGCATTACGGTTCGATAAGGTTGAAATGGCTGTTTTTGAAGCCTTCATAATGAAACGCAATGATGTTGAAAAGGATTACGACGAAGCTATTTTAGCTAAGGCTAAACAGCGCTATGAAGCTATGTCTAAAACCGAAATACAACGTTTAAAAGATGGTATTTTAAAAGGGTTGCCTGGCACAGTTGACGACCTTGATATTCCGACATTCAAGAAGATGATAGCGCAGTATAAAGACCTATCGCATTCCGATTTAAAATCTAATTTGTCCTATTTTTTGAATGAAATTATTCCGCTTGCGGAAGAATTAGGTGTGAAGATGGCGATTCATCCAGACGACCCTCCTTTTGATATTATGGGATTGCCTCGCATCATCACTTCAGAACGTGACTTGGATGATTTGGTTGGTTTTATTGATAGTCCTTCAAACGGTATTACATTTTGTACTGGTTCTTTGGGTGCGAATGACAACAATGACTTGCCAAAGATGATTGAAAAATTCAAAAATAGAATTCATTTTCTTCATCTTAGAAATGTGAAGCGAGAAGACGATGGTAGTTTTTACGAAGACCATCATCTTGAGGGTTCTTCAGATATGTTTGAGATTGTAAAAGCAGTTTTAAAAATTGAAAAGGAACGCAACATTTCACTACCTATGCGACCAGACCACGGCCACCAAATGCTTGATGATTTAAAACATAATAATTCGTATGCTGGTTATACTGCTATTGGCCGCTTAAAAGGTCTTGCAGAACTTAGAGGACTTAGTCTTGGGATTTCAAAAAGTGGTATTATTTAA
- a CDS encoding exo-alpha-sialidase, translating to MNTIKSVKYHLSLLFLGLMFFQSCSEENKRKLPFDVKKDLFDTLQPNDLGLKVPKGIETYTIFKPTDSTDHFSNGAVMTAFKGVLYCQWQSSAEGEDSDDTWLAYSSSKDGKTWSKPMTLAASIEDGYCTSGGWWTYKDSLIAYINVWPSKVSPEGGYTYYKTSADGVNWSEKKPVLMADNTPINAVFEQDPHQLANGRIINAAHFQPGLMVSPVYTDDPKGVISWTRASFTNNSAKNNVSQEIEPSSFVKRDSSLVMVFRDQYSSFQTLASTSKDNGESWTTPVETTMPDSRSKQSAGNFPNGTAYIINNPVQTKSRMPLAVTLSNDGNLFTDAYVLRKGDELQPLKYEGKYKRLGYHYPKSFIFNNSLYVSYTTSKENVEYTKVPLSSLKTTNP from the coding sequence ATGAATACTATCAAGTCAGTAAAATACCATCTATCGTTATTATTTTTAGGGCTGATGTTCTTTCAAAGTTGTTCAGAAGAGAACAAAAGAAAACTTCCCTTTGATGTTAAAAAAGACTTATTCGACACGCTACAGCCTAATGATTTAGGTTTAAAAGTTCCAAAAGGTATTGAAACATATACCATTTTTAAACCCACAGATAGTACAGATCATTTTAGTAATGGAGCAGTAATGACAGCCTTTAAAGGAGTATTGTATTGCCAGTGGCAAAGCTCTGCCGAAGGCGAAGATTCTGATGATACTTGGCTGGCTTACAGCAGTAGCAAAGATGGAAAAACTTGGAGTAAACCGATGACTTTAGCAGCATCAATTGAGGATGGTTATTGTACTTCAGGAGGTTGGTGGACCTACAAAGATTCATTAATTGCCTATATCAATGTTTGGCCATCAAAAGTATCGCCAGAAGGCGGCTATACGTATTATAAAACAAGTGCAGATGGTGTTAACTGGTCAGAAAAGAAACCTGTTTTAATGGCAGATAATACTCCTATAAATGCGGTATTTGAACAAGATCCACATCAACTAGCTAATGGTCGTATCATTAATGCAGCACATTTTCAACCTGGCTTAATGGTATCTCCAGTTTATACAGATGATCCGAAAGGAGTCATTAGTTGGACGAGAGCAAGTTTCACAAATAATTCTGCTAAAAATAATGTCTCCCAAGAAATTGAACCAAGTAGTTTTGTGAAAAGAGATAGTAGCTTGGTTATGGTGTTTAGGGATCAGTATAGCTCGTTTCAAACTTTAGCTTCAACAAGTAAAGATAACGGTGAAAGTTGGACAACACCTGTTGAGACCACAATGCCAGACTCTAGATCTAAACAAAGTGCAGGTAATTTTCCAAACGGAACAGCATACATTATCAACAATCCTGTACAGACCAAATCACGAATGCCATTGGCTGTAACGCTTAGCAACGATGGTAATTTGTTTACTGATGCTTATGTGCTTCGTAAAGGCGATGAGCTTCAACCCTTAAAATATGAAGGGAAATATAAGCGCTTGGGCTACCATTACCCTAAATCTTTCATTTTCAATAATAGTTTGTATGTGTCTTATACAACTAGCAAGGAAAACGTAGAGTATACTAAAGTTCCGTTGAGTAGCCTAAAAACCACTAACCCTTAA
- a CDS encoding alpha/beta hydrolase, which translates to MMRIESRLQQYSLLLCSFLFVACFAQEEKVIQLWQDSIPNAIENPDYEEVQTFKDSMLWSTEKVKEPTLTIFSPEQPNGTAVVICPGGGYHHLAINKEGYKIAEWLNTRGITAFVLKYRMPNDSISTNKTIAPLQDAQRAMRYVRQNAKHWNLNENKIGVLGFSAGGHLASTLSTHYNDAVYKAEYEVSARPDFSILVYPVISMKDGVTHQGSKTNLLGETPSNETVEFYSNETQITSETPKTILIHATDDKSVPVENSLQYYLALKENKVPAELHIYEKGGHGFGLGRGFTSDDWPKACETWLKKNDL; encoded by the coding sequence ATGATGAGAATAGAAAGTAGATTACAGCAGTATTCACTTTTGCTATGTAGCTTTCTTTTTGTGGCTTGCTTTGCACAAGAGGAAAAAGTTATTCAGCTTTGGCAAGATTCAATTCCAAATGCTATTGAAAATCCGGATTATGAAGAGGTTCAAACCTTTAAAGATTCAATGCTCTGGAGTACAGAAAAAGTTAAAGAACCCACATTAACCATTTTTTCACCCGAACAACCAAATGGAACAGCAGTAGTTATTTGTCCAGGTGGAGGCTATCATCATTTAGCTATAAATAAAGAAGGTTATAAAATTGCTGAATGGTTAAATACGCGTGGAATCACAGCCTTTGTGTTAAAATACAGAATGCCTAATGATAGCATATCGACGAATAAAACCATTGCACCACTTCAAGATGCGCAACGTGCTATGCGATATGTGAGGCAAAATGCCAAACACTGGAATTTAAATGAAAATAAAATCGGAGTTCTTGGGTTTTCGGCAGGTGGACATTTAGCGTCAACCCTATCAACGCATTATAATGATGCTGTTTACAAAGCGGAATATGAAGTTAGTGCAAGACCAGATTTTTCAATATTGGTGTATCCTGTAATTTCGATGAAAGACGGCGTAACACATCAAGGTTCTAAAACGAATTTGTTGGGCGAAACACCATCAAACGAAACTGTGGAATTCTATTCTAATGAAACTCAAATCACTTCAGAAACACCAAAAACCATTTTAATTCACGCTACAGATGACAAGTCAGTTCCTGTAGAAAATAGTCTTCAATATTATTTAGCTTTAAAAGAAAACAAGGTGCCAGCCGAACTTCATATTTATGAAAAAGGCGGACACGGTTTTGGTTTAGGACGAGGTTTTACAAGTGACGATTGGCCAAAAGCTTGCGAGACTTGGTTAAAGAAAAATGATTTATAA
- a CDS encoding LacI family DNA-binding transcriptional regulator — MGNKKRTTIKDIANVLNISAAAVSKALHDDSRISKQTKEDVKRVAKELNYQPNHLASALRKGKSNLVGVIVPRTNSNFFSSVIESMEAVLDKAGYNIIITQSKESFKKECKNIDTLLYTQVDGIIASMANETTDLSYYEKIKSKGIPLILFDRGENDLNVDYVGINDYDSSHMIVEHLVEKGCKRIAHIGGYRRTRIFNNRIRGYIDALTKHNLPLDQNLLTESSLTLEDGREMMQKFLQLEKRPDAIYVASDYAALGALQVLNEHNINVPEDICLIGFGNEPFTSLVSPTISTVNQHSAEIGKIAAETFLSRINDENWKPTLNKNILKSELIVRESSDKKI, encoded by the coding sequence TTGGGAAATAAAAAAAGAACGACAATAAAAGACATTGCCAATGTACTTAATATTTCTGCTGCCGCAGTATCTAAAGCGCTTCATGATGATTCCCGAATTAGTAAACAAACTAAAGAAGATGTAAAACGTGTTGCTAAAGAATTAAACTACCAACCTAATCACCTCGCAAGTGCTTTAAGAAAAGGTAAAAGCAACTTAGTTGGTGTCATTGTGCCTCGTACAAATAGTAATTTCTTTTCATCTGTTATTGAAAGCATGGAGGCTGTTCTTGATAAGGCTGGTTACAATATCATTATTACCCAGTCTAAGGAATCTTTTAAAAAGGAATGTAAAAATATAGACACCTTACTTTATACTCAAGTTGATGGTATAATTGCTTCAATGGCAAATGAAACAACTGACCTTTCCTATTACGAGAAAATAAAATCTAAAGGAATTCCATTGATTCTTTTTGATCGTGGTGAAAACGACCTCAATGTAGATTATGTTGGTATCAATGATTATGATAGTAGCCACATGATTGTTGAGCATTTAGTTGAAAAAGGATGTAAACGTATTGCTCATATTGGTGGTTATAGACGAACTCGAATTTTTAACAATAGAATAAGAGGTTATATTGACGCATTAACGAAACACAACCTACCTTTAGACCAAAATTTACTTACTGAAAGTAGTCTTACACTTGAAGATGGTAGAGAAATGATGCAAAAGTTTTTGCAGTTAGAAAAACGTCCTGATGCTATTTATGTGGCGAGTGATTATGCTGCTTTAGGTGCACTTCAGGTATTGAATGAACACAATATTAATGTCCCTGAAGATATTTGTTTAATTGGTTTTGGAAACGAACCATTTACATCTTTGGTAAGTCCTACAATTTCAACAGTAAACCAGCATAGTGCCGAAATAGGCAAAATTGCTGCTGAAACGTTCTTAAGTAGAATTAATGATGAGAATTGGAAGCCAACCTTAAACAAAAACATCTTAAAATCTGAATTAATAGTTAGGGAATCCTCAGATAAAAAAATTTAA
- a CDS encoding rhamnogalacturonan acetylesterase yields the protein MKHYKIILILVIVLFQSCDKKVEQKQEEETVKTIESVSIYTIGDSTMADKPNPDENPERGWCQLLPTLLNDIATVKNHAVNGRSTRSFITEGRWDSVQKQLKKGDYVFIQFGHNDQKITNPQRFTNPHTAYRHNLIKFVKEARAKKAIPVLFSSIVRRNFNADSTLVDTHGVYPLETRLIAQEYDVPFVDLQYLTETLEESYGVEGSKKLHLHFEPGEISYFPDGKEDNTHLSVLGATEVAKLAVNELREKVEDFNSYIKK from the coding sequence ATGAAGCATTATAAAATAATCCTGATTTTAGTAATTGTTCTGTTTCAATCTTGCGATAAAAAAGTAGAACAGAAACAAGAGGAAGAGACTGTAAAAACCATTGAAAGCGTTTCAATTTATACCATAGGAGATTCAACAATGGCAGACAAGCCAAATCCTGACGAAAACCCAGAACGTGGTTGGTGCCAATTATTACCAACGCTTCTTAACGATATAGCAACCGTAAAAAATCACGCTGTAAATGGTAGAAGCACAAGAAGTTTTATCACTGAAGGGCGTTGGGATTCTGTGCAAAAACAACTTAAAAAAGGAGATTATGTATTCATTCAATTTGGGCATAACGACCAAAAAATAACGAATCCGCAACGTTTTACCAATCCACATACAGCATACAGACACAACTTGATAAAGTTTGTAAAAGAAGCAAGAGCAAAAAAAGCTATTCCTGTACTTTTTTCGTCGATTGTAAGACGAAATTTTAATGCAGATTCCACATTAGTAGACACTCACGGAGTATATCCTTTAGAAACCCGATTGATAGCTCAAGAGTACGATGTTCCGTTTGTAGATTTGCAATATCTTACAGAAACACTAGAGGAATCTTATGGTGTTGAAGGTTCTAAGAAATTGCATTTGCATTTTGAGCCAGGCGAAATTTCTTATTTTCCAGATGGAAAGGAAGATAATACCCATTTATCAGTTTTAGGAGCAACAGAAGTGGCTAAGTTAGCAGTGAACGAGTTAAGAGAAAAGGTAGAAGATTTTAATAGTTACATTAAAAAATGA